The Parasteatoda tepidariorum isolate YZ-2023 chromosome X2, CAS_Ptep_4.0, whole genome shotgun sequence genome includes a region encoding these proteins:
- the LOC107438139 gene encoding protein brain tumor: protein MASPTPSLPDSSLFGSPQLSSFGDQTQPESLGTECSLCHETFTVPKVLPCLHTFCQPCLEKVQENHEKLTCPKCEQDCSLPSQGVSGFPSDYAISNVLETSTLEGSPLSCTGCKTKDTHAVARCFDCANYLCGNCVMAHQYMHCFEGHHVVNLKEQSSKDDFKTDKLLCCPRHKTETLRFFCRTCNIPICKECTTTDHPKGLHDYEHISDIGARQVEQIAELVDQSKAKTNDLRNAAKSVDHLSSRLQMQYHKAQAEINDTFNFYCSVLEERKEELMKELEDLYNTKMVSLSLIDNKVQEMVDNVNHISSFVDRIMKFSSTTEILVFKQLLDSKLHCVISYNPDVNMQSIDLEFLSNYQAIQVGVRNTFGYIRHSSEGAPATKPQPIARPNGVVNSDRSYQNGHAYESNIISKRFGSANSLGPFNTSLSDISPYEKWSSGPTDIFQNGSSDSFHLNVDPVIDFTSKFISASMYPLKSQIKRQKMIYHCKFGEFGVMEGQFTEPSGVAVNAQNDIIVADTNNHRIQIFDKEGRFKFQFGECGKRDGQLLYPNRVAVVKTSGDIIVTERSPTHQIQIYNQYGQFVRKFGANILQHPRGVTVDIKGRIIVVECKVMRVIIFDQLGNVLQKFGCSKHLEFPNGVVVNDKQEIFISDNRAHCVKVFNYDGVFLRQIGGEGLTNYPIGVCINQNGEILVADNHNNFNITIFTQDGQLVNASESKVKHAQCFDVALMDDGSVVLASKDYRLYIYRYMQIPGLGI, encoded by the coding sequence ATGGCATCACCTACTCCTTCTTTGCCAGATTCCTCATTATTTGGCTCTCCACAACTTAGTTCATTTGGAGATCAAACACAGCCTGAAAGTTTAGGAACTGAGTGTAGTCTTTGTCACGAAACTTTCACTGTTCCAAAAGTTTTGCCGTGCTTGCACACATTTTGCCAGCCTTGTCTTGAAAAGGTCCAAGAAAATCATGAGAAATTAACATGTCCCAAATGTGAGCAAGATTGTTCTCTACCGTCTCAAGGAGTATCCGGTTTTCCATCCGATTACGCAATCAGCAACGTTTTAGAGACATCTACTTTAGAAGGATCACCATTATCTTGCACGGGCTGCAAGACTAAAGACACCCACGCTGTTGCCCGCTGTTTCGATTGTGCTAATTACTTGTGTGGAAACTGTGTCATGGCTCATCAATATATGCACTGTTTCGAAGGTCATCATGTTGTAAATCTTAAAGAGCAATCGAGCAAAGACGATTTTAAGACTGATAAGCTCCTTTGTTGTCCACGTCACAAGACTGAAACATTAAGATTCTTTTGCAGAACTTGCAATATACCGATATGCAAGGAATGCACAACTACTGATCATCCAAAAGGACTTCATGATTATGAACACATATCAGACATTGGTGCAAGGCAAGTCGAACAGATTGCAGAGCTTGTTGATCAAAGCAAAGCCAAAACTAATGATTTAAGAAATGCTGCCAAATCAGTTGATCATCTGTCTTCTCGCCTTCAAATGCAATATCATAAAGCTCAGGCTGAAATCAATGATACGTTTAATTTTTACTGCTCTGTATTGGAAGAACGCAAAGAAGAGCTCATGAAAGAACTTGAAGACCTCTACAACACTAAAATGGTTTCATTAAGCTTGATAGATAATAAAGTGCAAGAAATGGTCGATAATGTTAATCATATATCCAGTTTTGTCGATCGCATCATGAAGTTTTCTAGCACCACAGAGATCTTGGTTTTCAAGCAACTTCTTGATTCAAAGCTACATTGCGTAATCTCTTACAATCCTGATGTAAATATGCAGTCTATTGATCTTGAGTTCCTGTCCAATTACCAAGCCATCCAAGTTGGTGTCAGAAACACTTTTGGATATATTCGGCATAGCTCTGAGGGCGCTCCTGCAACTAAACCACAACCAATAGCACGACCAAATGGTGTAGTCAATTCGGATCGCTCTTACCAAAATGGACATGCGTATGAATCTAACATTATATCCAAAAGATTTGGCTCTGCAAATAGCCTCGGACCATTTAATACTAGCTTGAGTGACATTAGTCCTTATGAAAAATGGTCAAGTGGACCAACAGATATCTTTCAAAACGGCTCTAGTGACTCGTTTCATTTGAATGTTGATCCTGTTATAGACTTTACTTCAAAATTCATTTCTGCTAGTATGTATCCCCTGAAATCCCAAATAAAAAGACAGAAAATGATCTACCACTGTAAATTTGGTGAATTCGGGGTAATGGAGGGTCAATTCACAGAGCCAAGTGGTGTTGCTGTTAATGCACAGAATGATATCATAGTTGCTGACACCAACAATCACAGAATCCAAATCTTTGATAAAGAAGGAcgctttaaatttcaatttggaGAATGTGGTAAGCGTGATGGGCAACTTCTTTATCCCAACAGAGTGGCTGTGGTTAAAACTTCTGGTGATATCATAGTCACTGAAAGGAGCCCTACGCACCAAATACAGATCTATAACCAATATGGACAGTTCGTTAGAAAATTTGGAGCTAATATTCTTCAACATCCACGTGGGGTAACAGTTGATATTAAAGGACGTATAATTGTAGTTGAGTGCAAAGTTATGCGAGTAATAATATTTGATCAACTTGGCAATGTTTTACAGAAGTTTGGATGTTCTAAACATCTGGAATTTCCTAATGGAGTGGTAGTTAATGATAAACAAGAAATCTTCATCAGCGATAATCGGGCACATTGtgtaaaagttttcaattacgATGGTGTATTTCTTCGTCAAATCGGAGGAGAAGGCTTAACAAATTATCCTATTGGTGTTTGTATTAACCAAAATGGCGAAATTTTAGTAGCAGACAATCATAACAACTTCAACATAACAATATTCACTCAAGATGGACAGTTAGTGAATGCGTCAGAGAGCAAAGTAAAGCATGCTCAGTGCTTTGATGTTGCGCTCATGGACGATGGTTCTGTCGTTCTTGCAAGTAAAGACTATCGCTTGTATATCTATCGTTATATGCAAATCCCTGGCCTTGGTATTTAA